A region of Mesorhizobium sp. AR02 DNA encodes the following proteins:
- a CDS encoding DEAD/DEAH box helicase: MSNFEGIVPALAQALEKRGYSELTPVQKAVLELGQADALVSAQTGSGKTVAFGLALAPTLLGDAERFGHAAAPLALAVAPTRELALQVTRELEWLYEMTGATVASCVGGMDMRTERRALERGAHIVVGTPGRLRDHITRNSLDMSALKAVVLDEADEMLDLGFREDLEFILDAAPAERRTLMFSATVPRSIATLAQGYQRDAIRISAAGEEKQHLDIEYRALSVAQADRENAIINVLRFYEAKNALVFCNTRAAVNHLTARFNNRNFSVVALSGELSQNERSHALQAMRDGRAKVCIATDVAARGIDLPNLELVIHADLPTNPETLLHRSGRTGRAGRKGVSALIVPNSARKRTERLLQNAGLKATWASPPSADDVIRRDDERILADPAFDEPVKDDERTFIDALLAKHGAEQVAAAFVRQCRASRSAPEDLMDVAPFTPSRERLAGEKFAHRDEAPSRRDDFGASVWFSLSIGRRQNAEPRWLIPMLCRTGSISKREIGAIKMQPEETFVQIAADWADRFLAAIGPDRKLQGNIVVKRLEGTPDLSRAGYQPPSPDKKPHRGKAPFDPNAPKRKFEKRAPASADQRPAAAHEAKPWAKKPGKPKFDNAGPPKHRKAKKHPS; encoded by the coding sequence ATGTCCAACTTTGAAGGTATCGTCCCGGCGCTGGCACAGGCGCTGGAAAAACGCGGCTATTCCGAACTGACGCCGGTGCAGAAGGCGGTGCTGGAACTCGGCCAGGCCGATGCGCTGGTGTCGGCTCAGACTGGCTCCGGCAAGACCGTCGCTTTCGGCCTGGCGCTGGCGCCGACCCTTCTGGGCGACGCGGAGCGCTTTGGCCATGCCGCCGCACCGCTGGCATTGGCGGTGGCGCCGACGCGGGAACTGGCGCTGCAGGTGACGCGCGAACTGGAATGGCTTTACGAAATGACCGGCGCCACGGTGGCTTCCTGCGTCGGCGGCATGGACATGCGCACCGAGCGGCGCGCGCTGGAACGCGGCGCCCATATCGTCGTCGGCACGCCCGGCCGCCTGCGCGACCACATCACGCGAAACTCGCTCGACATGTCGGCGCTGAAGGCCGTGGTGCTGGACGAGGCCGACGAGATGCTTGATCTCGGCTTTCGCGAGGATCTCGAATTCATCCTCGACGCGGCGCCGGCCGAGCGCCGCACGCTGATGTTCTCGGCCACCGTGCCGCGCTCCATCGCAACGCTCGCCCAAGGCTATCAGCGCGATGCCATACGCATTTCGGCAGCCGGCGAGGAAAAGCAGCATCTCGACATCGAATACCGGGCGCTCAGCGTCGCCCAGGCCGACCGTGAGAACGCCATCATCAACGTGCTGCGGTTCTATGAGGCCAAGAACGCTTTGGTGTTCTGCAACACCCGCGCCGCCGTCAATCATCTCACCGCGCGCTTCAACAACCGCAATTTCTCCGTGGTCGCGCTGTCGGGCGAACTCAGCCAGAACGAGCGCAGCCATGCGCTGCAGGCAATGCGCGACGGCCGCGCAAAAGTCTGCATCGCCACCGACGTCGCCGCGCGCGGCATCGACCTGCCCAACCTCGAACTGGTGATCCACGCCGACCTGCCGACCAACCCGGAGACGCTGCTGCACCGCAGTGGCCGCACCGGCCGCGCCGGCCGCAAGGGCGTCAGCGCGCTGATCGTGCCAAACAGCGCCCGCAAGCGCACCGAGCGGCTGCTGCAGAACGCCGGGCTGAAGGCGACATGGGCGAGCCCGCCCTCGGCCGACGACGTGATCCGCCGCGACGACGAGCGCATCCTGGCCGATCCGGCTTTCGACGAACCGGTGAAGGATGACGAACGCACCTTCATCGACGCGCTGCTCGCCAAACATGGTGCCGAACAGGTGGCGGCCGCTTTCGTGCGCCAGTGCCGCGCCAGCCGCTCGGCGCCCGAGGATCTGATGGACGTCGCGCCGTTCACGCCTTCGCGTGAAAGACTGGCGGGCGAAAAGTTCGCGCACCGCGACGAGGCGCCCAGCCGCCGCGATGATTTCGGCGCCAGCGTCTGGTTCTCGCTGTCGATCGGACGCCGGCAGAATGCCGAGCCGCGCTGGCTGATCCCGATGCTCTGCCGCACCGGCAGCATCAGCAAGCGCGAGATCGGCGCCATCAAGATGCAGCCGGAAGAAACCTTCGTGCAGATCGCCGCGGACTGGGCGGACCGTTTTCTCGCCGCGATCGGACCCGACCGAAAATTGCAGGGCAACATCGTGGTGAAGCGGCTGGAGGGCACGCCGGACCTGTCGCGGGCCGGCTATCAGCCACCGAGCCCGGACAAGAAGCCGCATCGCGGCAAGGCGCCATTCGACCCGAACGCGCCAAAGCGCAAATTCGAAAAGCGCGCGCCGGCGTCGGCTGACCAGCGCCCGGCAGCCGCGCATGAGGCAAAGCCATGGGCGAAAAAGCCGGGCAAGCCGAAATTCGACAATGCCGGCCCGCCAAAGCACAGGAAGGCGAAGAAGCACCCTTCATAG
- a CDS encoding RidA family protein produces the protein MRTLISTGSPFEKTAGYSRAVVQGDWCFVSGTTGYDYATMTMPETVEAQTRNCLATIGKALADGGFEMADVVRAHYYITDQAFVDVVFPILGETFGDIRPAATMIVCQLNKPEMKIEIEVTALRRSASGR, from the coding sequence ATGCGCACACTCATCTCCACCGGCTCGCCCTTCGAAAAGACCGCCGGCTATTCGCGCGCGGTGGTGCAGGGCGACTGGTGTTTCGTGTCCGGGACGACCGGCTATGATTATGCGACGATGACGATGCCGGAGACGGTCGAGGCGCAGACGCGCAACTGCCTGGCGACGATCGGCAAGGCGCTGGCCGACGGCGGCTTCGAAATGGCCGACGTGGTGCGGGCGCATTACTACATCACCGACCAGGCCTTCGTGGACGTGGTCTTCCCGATCCTGGGCGAGACGTTCGGCGACATCAGGCCGGCGGCGACGATGATCGTCTGCCAGCTCAACAAGCCGGAAATGAAGATCGAGATCGAAGTCACGGCGCTGCGGCGTTCGGCCTCGGGACGTTGA
- a CDS encoding MarR family winged helix-turn-helix transcriptional regulator: MADGQDLKTRFSGPSESPGLLLWRTTMRWQRVMTAALAPLDLTHVQFVLLASAMWLGRNGEPPNQVQLAAQAGTEVKMTSDVVARLEAKGLIAREADPRDSRAKVIRITPTGTAAAQRAIVAVEAADAAFFEPVDEAQLVGLLRQLAGEIR, translated from the coding sequence GTGGCTGATGGGCAGGATTTGAAGACGCGCTTCAGCGGACCTTCGGAGAGCCCCGGCTTGTTGCTCTGGCGAACCACCATGCGCTGGCAGCGCGTCATGACGGCAGCGCTAGCCCCGTTGGACCTGACCCACGTCCAGTTCGTGCTGCTGGCTTCGGCGATGTGGCTCGGCCGCAATGGCGAGCCACCCAACCAGGTGCAGCTCGCCGCCCAGGCCGGCACCGAGGTGAAGATGACGTCGGACGTCGTCGCGCGGCTGGAGGCGAAAGGATTGATCGCACGGGAAGCCGACCCCAGGGATTCCCGCGCCAAGGTGATCCGCATCACCCCGACAGGGACGGCCGCTGCGCAGCGCGCCATCGTCGCTGTGGAGGCCGCCGACGCAGCCTTTTTCGAACCGGTGGACGAGGCGCAGCTCGTCGGCCTGCTGCGCCAGCTTGCCGGCGAGATCCGCTGA
- a CDS encoding polyketide cyclase, with protein sequence MWSNEYTSISSLPAAAIWNALKALHEGRLTYEGSDTFVLHGPFAKGTRVSVTPVGQDTFESVIVDLVDNVTYADETSFGDTKLLFRHTLVPVEGGTQVTHRLEISGPSAAEVGPELGPQISGDFDTSMAKLFEQAEELASRG encoded by the coding sequence ATGTGGAGCAATGAGTACACCTCAATTTCCTCCCTTCCCGCAGCAGCCATCTGGAACGCGCTGAAGGCGCTGCATGAAGGCCGCCTGACCTATGAGGGCTCCGACACCTTCGTGCTGCACGGCCCGTTCGCCAAGGGCACCCGTGTCTCGGTGACGCCGGTCGGGCAGGACACGTTTGAATCTGTTATCGTCGATCTCGTCGATAACGTCACCTATGCCGACGAGACCTCGTTCGGTGACACGAAATTGCTGTTTCGGCATACGCTGGTGCCGGTCGAAGGCGGCACGCAGGTGACGCACCGGCTCGAAATATCAGGCCCTTCGGCCGCCGAGGTCGGGCCAGAGCTCGGACCGCAGATCAGCGGCGATTTCGACACCTCGATGGCTAAATTGTTCGAGCAGGCAGAGGAGTTGGCAAGCCGTGGCTGA
- a CDS encoding GNAT family N-acetyltransferase translates to MAENSHVLYNSEPALGIAEFRKVLVESGLGETRPVDDPARLQAMLSGANLVLTARLDIEGKPLIGVIRAMTDFSWVCYISELAVSQSAQGLGIGKGLMDEARRQLGPSVAISLISMPDAVGFYERIGMKRMPDAFWFSRKG, encoded by the coding sequence ATGGCTGAAAACTCCCACGTCCTTTACAACAGCGAACCAGCGCTCGGCATCGCCGAATTCCGCAAAGTGCTGGTGGAATCCGGCCTCGGCGAGACACGGCCTGTCGATGATCCCGCCAGGCTGCAAGCGATGCTGTCCGGCGCCAATCTGGTGCTGACCGCGCGTCTCGACATCGAGGGAAAACCGCTGATCGGCGTTATCAGGGCCATGACCGACTTTTCCTGGGTCTGCTACATCTCCGAGCTCGCCGTCTCCCAATCGGCGCAAGGGCTTGGCATCGGCAAAGGCCTGATGGACGAAGCCCGCCGGCAGCTCGGGCCGTCGGTTGCCATCAGCCTGATCTCCATGCCCGACGCCGTCGGCTTCTACGAGCGCATCGGCATGAAACGCATGCCCGACGCCTTCTGGTTTTCCCGCAAGGGCTGA
- the leuB gene encoding 3-isopropylmalate dehydrogenase, producing MATKHLFLLPGDGIGPEAMAEVKKLISAMNEKLGSGFVTDEGLVGGSAYDAHGAAISDADMDKAMAADAVLFGAVGGPKWDAVPYEVRPEAGLLRLRKDMELFANLRPAICYPALAASSSLKQEVVEGLDILIVRELTGGVYFGEPKQIIDLGNGQKRGIDTQVYDTFEIERISGVAFELARTRKNHVTSMEKRNVMKSGVLWNEVVTQTHKARYSDVKLDHMLADAGGMQLVRWPKQFDVIVTDNLFGDMLSDIAAMLTGSIGMLPSASLGAPDVKTKKRKALYEPVHGSAPDIAGKGIANPIAMIASFAMCLRYSFGMVDEADRLEGAIAAVLDQGLRTKDILSAGMTEVGTVAMGDAIIAKFLG from the coding sequence ATGGCAACGAAGCATCTTTTCCTGCTCCCCGGCGACGGCATCGGCCCCGAGGCCATGGCCGAGGTCAAGAAGCTGATATCGGCCATGAACGAAAAGCTCGGCAGCGGCTTCGTCACCGATGAAGGCCTGGTCGGCGGCTCGGCCTACGATGCGCATGGTGCCGCGATTTCCGATGCCGACATGGACAAGGCGATGGCGGCCGACGCGGTGCTGTTCGGCGCCGTCGGCGGGCCGAAATGGGATGCGGTGCCTTACGAGGTGCGCCCCGAAGCCGGCCTGCTGCGGCTGCGCAAGGATATGGAGCTGTTCGCCAATCTGCGCCCGGCGATCTGCTATCCGGCGCTGGCCGCGTCCTCCTCGCTCAAGCAGGAAGTGGTCGAAGGCCTCGACATCCTCATCGTGCGCGAGCTGACCGGCGGCGTCTATTTCGGCGAGCCCAAGCAGATCATCGATCTCGGCAACGGCCAGAAGCGCGGCATCGACACCCAGGTCTACGACACGTTCGAGATCGAGCGCATTTCGGGCGTCGCCTTCGAGTTGGCGCGCACCCGCAAGAACCACGTCACCTCGATGGAAAAGCGCAATGTCATGAAGTCGGGCGTGCTGTGGAACGAGGTCGTCACCCAGACCCACAAGGCGCGCTATTCCGACGTCAAGCTCGACCACATGCTGGCCGATGCCGGCGGCATGCAGCTGGTGCGCTGGCCAAAGCAGTTCGACGTCATCGTCACCGACAATCTGTTCGGCGACATGCTGTCCGACATCGCCGCCATGCTGACCGGCTCGATCGGCATGCTGCCGTCGGCCTCGCTCGGCGCGCCCGACGTGAAGACCAAGAAGCGCAAGGCGCTCTACGAGCCGGTGCACGGTTCGGCGCCCGACATTGCCGGCAAGGGTATCGCCAACCCGATCGCCATGATCGCCTCCTTCGCCATGTGCCTACGCTATTCCTTCGGCATGGTCGATGAAGCCGACAGGCTCGAAGGCGCGATCGCCGCCGTGCTCGATCAGGGCCTGCGCACCAAGGATATTTTGTCCGCCGGCATGACCGAGGTCGGCACGGTCGCGATGGGCGACGCGATCATCGCCAAGTTCCTGGGATAA
- a CDS encoding DUF805 domain-containing protein, producing MRGEVLHYDEDQGFGFITGADGNRYTFTRENLRRQTVMPKGTAVEFQAGGGQARDVFSIAAQAASPAADAGTSAAPAQARPAPAAGASQAQNFGRAAEPAEPTDLWGYFWRGVTRNYFNFAGRARRKEYWGYCLFWTIALLVVIGVGVFADVEMGNFDNAEVPAMTVGLFGLFLLATFLPNLGMIVRRLHDLGLTGWLCLLILIPTFGSLIIIVFALIPTQGRENQWGPVPAGVNI from the coding sequence ATGCGCGGCGAAGTGCTCCACTATGACGAGGACCAGGGCTTCGGCTTCATCACCGGAGCCGACGGCAACCGCTACACCTTCACCCGCGAGAACCTTCGCCGGCAAACCGTCATGCCCAAGGGAACGGCGGTCGAGTTCCAGGCGGGCGGCGGCCAGGCGCGCGACGTTTTCTCGATCGCCGCCCAGGCCGCAAGCCCGGCCGCCGACGCCGGCACAAGCGCCGCACCGGCGCAAGCCAGGCCCGCACCTGCGGCCGGCGCGTCGCAGGCACAGAATTTCGGCCGGGCCGCCGAGCCGGCCGAGCCTACCGATCTCTGGGGTTACTTCTGGCGAGGCGTGACCCGGAACTACTTCAATTTCGCCGGCCGCGCCCGCCGCAAGGAATATTGGGGCTATTGCCTGTTCTGGACGATCGCATTGCTGGTGGTCATCGGCGTCGGCGTCTTCGCCGATGTCGAGATGGGCAATTTCGACAACGCCGAGGTGCCGGCGATGACGGTCGGGCTTTTCGGCCTTTTCCTGCTGGCCACCTTCCTGCCCAATCTCGGCATGATCGTGCGCCGCCTGCACGACCTCGGCCTGACCGGCTGGCTCTGCCTGCTCATCCTCATCCCGACTTTCGGCAGCCTGATCATCATCGTCTTCGCCCTGATCCCGACACAGGGACGCGAAAACCAGTGGGGGCCGGTGCCGGCGGGCGTCAACATTTAG
- a CDS encoding VOC family protein, which yields MKVRRIVANIETKDAAAASRFYHDVLGLDVLMDQGWIATYGSDEQMQVQVSFMAQGGSGTSVPDLSIEVDDVDAALAAMKAAGFAIEYGPADEPWGVRRFYVRDPFGRLVNILSHR from the coding sequence ATGAAGGTCCGGCGCATCGTAGCCAATATCGAGACAAAGGACGCGGCAGCCGCCAGCCGCTTCTACCATGACGTGCTTGGCCTCGACGTGCTGATGGACCAGGGCTGGATCGCCACCTACGGTTCCGACGAACAGATGCAGGTGCAGGTCTCCTTCATGGCGCAAGGCGGCTCCGGCACGTCGGTGCCCGATTTGTCGATCGAGGTCGACGATGTCGACGCGGCACTAGCCGCCATGAAGGCCGCCGGCTTCGCCATCGAATACGGGCCGGCCGACGAGCCCTGGGGCGTGCGGCGCTTCTATGTGCGCGATCCCTTTGGCCGGCTGGTCAACATTCTCTCGCATCGGTGA
- the leuD gene encoding 3-isopropylmalate dehydratase small subunit, whose product MEKFTKLTGVAAPMPIVNVDTDMIIPKDYLKTIKRTGLGTGLFAEMRYKDDGSENPDFVLNKPAYRKAQILVAGDNFGCGSSREHAPWALLDFGIRCIISTSFADIFYNNCFKNGVLPITVSPEDLEKLMDDASRGSNATLSIDLEAKEIRGPDGGVVTFDLDDFKRHCMLNGLDDIGLTMEKAGAIASFEKRNAEQRPWA is encoded by the coding sequence ATGGAAAAATTCACCAAGCTCACCGGCGTCGCCGCTCCGATGCCGATCGTCAATGTCGACACCGACATGATCATCCCGAAGGATTATCTCAAGACGATCAAGCGCACCGGGCTCGGCACTGGCCTGTTCGCCGAAATGCGCTACAAGGACGACGGTTCGGAAAACCCGGATTTCGTGCTCAACAAGCCGGCCTACCGCAAGGCGCAGATCCTCGTCGCCGGCGACAATTTCGGCTGCGGCTCGAGCCGCGAGCACGCACCGTGGGCGCTGCTCGATTTCGGCATACGCTGCATCATCTCGACCTCGTTCGCCGACATCTTCTACAACAATTGCTTCAAGAACGGCGTGCTGCCGATCACCGTCAGCCCCGAGGATCTGGAGAAGCTGATGGATGACGCCTCGCGCGGTTCCAACGCCACTTTGTCGATCGACCTCGAAGCCAAGGAAATCCGTGGCCCCGATGGCGGCGTCGTCACCTTCGACCTCGACGACTTCAAGCGGCACTGCATGCTCAACGGCCTCGACGATATCGGCCTGACCATGGAGAAGGCCGGCGCCATCGCCTCGTTCGAGAAGCGCAACGCCGAACAGCGCCCCTGGGCCTGA
- a CDS encoding DUF805 domain-containing protein, producing MRGAVYHYDQDQDFGYINGVDGKRYIFTRNDLSRDVALVRGTLVEFQPDDGAAHTIVAAASTTPSSSSGQPSRPGQLAENRPAGSTGLWAYFLQTVTVNYYNFNGRARRKEFWAFCLCFVLVQLVLLGFGILVNLAINGFGINAGQSTIGLIPALIFTFAAGLSWIALVVRRLHDVGLSGWFVLPCFIPVIGGVAMLVLGLVQSQVGENPWGPVPAGVRT from the coding sequence ATGCGCGGCGCGGTTTATCACTACGACCAGGATCAGGATTTCGGGTACATCAATGGGGTCGACGGCAAGCGCTATATCTTTACGCGCAACGATCTAAGCCGTGACGTCGCCCTCGTGAGGGGAACCCTTGTCGAATTCCAGCCGGATGACGGCGCGGCCCACACTATAGTCGCCGCGGCCTCAACCACGCCGTCGTCAAGCAGCGGTCAACCATCACGGCCTGGCCAGCTTGCCGAAAATCGGCCTGCCGGGTCTACAGGACTGTGGGCCTACTTCCTGCAAACGGTGACCGTGAATTATTATAATTTCAACGGACGCGCTCGCCGCAAGGAATTCTGGGCCTTTTGCCTGTGCTTTGTCCTGGTGCAGTTAGTGCTTCTCGGCTTCGGGATACTCGTCAATCTGGCTATCAATGGCTTCGGCATCAACGCGGGCCAGAGCACGATAGGGTTGATACCCGCTCTTATCTTCACATTTGCAGCCGGCCTGTCGTGGATCGCACTCGTTGTGCGGCGTTTGCACGATGTCGGCCTGAGCGGCTGGTTTGTCTTGCCCTGCTTCATCCCGGTTATCGGCGGGGTGGCCATGCTGGTCTTGGGGCTTGTGCAGTCTCAGGTGGGCGAAAACCCCTGGGGGCCGGTGCCGGCAGGGGTCAGGACCTAG
- a CDS encoding IS256 family transposase — MTKIESKTASASVKDILLSNPDGLHEVIRAVMQEVLEAEMDEALSASKGERTPERLGYRSGYYGRTLVTRVGKLELRVPQDRSGRFSTELFERYQRSERALVATLAEMYVQGVSTRKVKAITEELCGHAFSASSISAINKRLDESLAAFARRPLQEPFAYLILDARYEKVREAGVVMSQAVLIAVGIDWDGRRQILAVEMANRESRSAWKDFLVSLKARGLKGVELVVSDDHAGLVAAIGEVIPEAAWQRCYVHFLRNALDHLPRKHGDDCLQELRWLYDRRDLAEARADLAAWLAKWSPRYPRLTGWAEDAIEQTLTFFRLPRQHHKHLKSTNMLERLNEEIRRRTYVVRIFPNAESCLRLVRALAVETNENWMEANRYINMDDLREHKKLALRQAA; from the coding sequence ATGACCAAGATTGAAAGTAAGACCGCCAGCGCCTCCGTCAAAGACATTCTGCTTTCGAACCCGGACGGACTTCACGAAGTGATCCGTGCGGTGATGCAGGAGGTGCTCGAGGCCGAGATGGATGAGGCGCTGAGTGCTTCGAAGGGCGAACGCACGCCCGAGCGGCTTGGCTATCGCTCGGGTTACTATGGCCGCACCCTTGTGACGCGCGTCGGCAAGCTTGAGCTGCGGGTTCCGCAGGACCGCTCGGGGCGCTTCTCGACCGAGTTGTTTGAGCGCTATCAGCGTTCGGAACGGGCTTTGGTGGCGACGCTGGCCGAGATGTATGTGCAGGGCGTGTCGACCCGCAAGGTGAAGGCGATCACCGAAGAGCTGTGCGGCCATGCTTTCTCGGCCTCGTCGATCTCGGCCATCAACAAGCGGCTGGACGAGAGCCTCGCTGCCTTTGCCAGGCGTCCCCTTCAAGAGCCGTTTGCTTACCTCATCCTCGATGCGCGCTACGAGAAAGTGCGTGAAGCCGGCGTCGTCATGAGCCAGGCGGTGCTGATCGCGGTCGGCATCGACTGGGACGGCCGGCGCCAGATCCTGGCTGTGGAGATGGCCAATCGCGAGAGCCGTTCGGCCTGGAAAGACTTTCTCGTCTCACTGAAGGCGCGCGGCCTCAAGGGCGTCGAATTGGTCGTGTCCGACGATCACGCCGGCCTGGTGGCGGCGATCGGCGAGGTGATCCCGGAAGCCGCCTGGCAACGCTGCTACGTGCACTTCCTCAGGAACGCGCTCGATCATCTGCCGCGCAAGCACGGCGATGACTGCCTGCAGGAGCTGCGCTGGCTCTACGACCGACGCGATCTCGCCGAGGCCAGGGCCGATCTCGCCGCATGGCTTGCCAAATGGTCACCTCGCTATCCGCGCCTGACAGGCTGGGCCGAAGATGCCATCGAACAAACTCTGACCTTCTTCAGGCTGCCGAGACAGCACCACAAGCATCTCAAGTCCACCAACATGCTCGAGCGCCTCAACGAGGAAATCCGCCGGCGCACCTATGTCGTACGCATCTTCCCCAACGCCGAAAGCTGCCTGCGCCTTGTCAGGGCCTTGGCTGTCGAGACCAACGAAAACTGGATGGAGGCCAACCGCTACATCAACATGGACGACCTGCGCGAGCACAAAAAGCTCGCTCTACGCCAAGCCGCATGA
- a CDS encoding glycosyltransferase, which translates to MTVERSEASAATEVIKPPRLAIDATGLMLWPPGKGLAGIPRVESFLVNAALADPDPSVDVVAFRPGEGRFRPLAAYKQDHVAAGEISPHRVKRWPGRQPALSQAFEAVRQQPWDKRETDRHLARTVTNGRNGIACQATSLLIRTYRLYQRARIRFGLLGDAPAQPAETEPGLVLISHHILTQDDRSSVSGAGKLAFLCHDIIPALRPDLLGSGTSERRFGSYLEQLVRSGAPAFCASDEVGATLTEHMRKAGIAAPMVYRFPMPSILHETASRAGTTLRIEADEPFVFYCSTIEVRKNHILLARIWQQAREEGVKLPRLVCAGRWGWLIEPLRDYLKAHPELLQSVIFTGLVSDEQLIRYYRSATFGVFPSHIEGRGYGASECLDFGVPVIVSTTPSLIEATGGLMPAIDSNDQAGWYAAIRRMAEDHAWRSSLAERIARRHHPTPASASWAAIKAGLKESASRQRAEQHAR; encoded by the coding sequence ATGACAGTCGAGCGTTCTGAAGCCAGCGCCGCAACCGAGGTTATAAAACCTCCGAGACTGGCCATCGATGCCACCGGGCTGATGCTCTGGCCGCCCGGCAAAGGCCTGGCCGGCATTCCGCGGGTGGAGAGCTTTCTGGTCAACGCGGCGTTGGCGGATCCCGACCCCAGCGTGGACGTGGTGGCGTTCAGGCCCGGGGAAGGCCGGTTCCGGCCGCTCGCCGCTTACAAACAGGACCATGTCGCGGCGGGCGAGATTTCACCGCATCGTGTCAAACGGTGGCCGGGAAGGCAGCCGGCGCTGTCGCAGGCTTTCGAGGCGGTGCGGCAGCAGCCTTGGGACAAGCGCGAGACGGACCGCCATCTGGCCAGGACGGTGACCAACGGCCGCAACGGGATCGCGTGCCAGGCGACGAGCCTGCTGATCCGCACCTATCGTCTTTACCAGCGCGCAAGGATCCGCTTCGGCTTGCTGGGGGATGCCCCAGCCCAGCCGGCCGAGACGGAACCCGGCCTTGTGCTGATCAGCCATCACATCCTGACCCAGGACGACCGTTCCTCCGTTTCGGGCGCTGGCAAGCTTGCCTTCCTGTGCCACGATATCATCCCGGCATTGCGCCCCGATTTGCTTGGCTCGGGCACCAGCGAGCGCCGCTTCGGATCCTATCTCGAACAGCTTGTGCGCTCCGGTGCGCCGGCATTCTGCGCCTCTGATGAGGTCGGTGCGACGCTGACCGAGCACATGCGCAAGGCCGGCATTGCCGCGCCGATGGTGTATCGCTTTCCTATGCCTTCGATCCTGCACGAGACCGCATCGCGCGCCGGCACGACCTTGCGCATCGAGGCCGACGAGCCGTTCGTGTTCTATTGCTCGACCATCGAAGTGCGCAAGAACCACATCCTCCTGGCGCGGATCTGGCAGCAGGCACGGGAAGAGGGCGTCAAGCTGCCAAGGCTTGTCTGCGCCGGGCGCTGGGGCTGGCTGATCGAGCCGCTGCGCGACTATCTCAAGGCGCATCCCGAGCTGCTCCAGTCGGTCATTTTCACCGGGCTGGTCAGCGACGAGCAGCTCATCCGCTATTATCGCAGCGCCACCTTCGGCGTCTTTCCCTCGCATATAGAGGGCCGGGGTTACGGCGCCTCGGAATGTCTTGATTTCGGCGTTCCGGTCATCGTGTCGACAACGCCATCGCTGATCGAGGCGACCGGCGGCCTGATGCCGGCGATCGATTCCAATGATCAGGCCGGCTGGTACGCCGCCATCCGCAGGATGGCTGAGGATCACGCCTGGCGCTCCTCGCTGGCGGAGCGCATCGCAAGGCGGCACCACCCGACGCCGGCATCGGCAAGCTGGGCAGCGATCAAGGCAGGCCTCAAGGAGAGCGCTTCCAGGCAGCGTGCCGAACAGCACGCGCGCTGA
- a CDS encoding ArsR/SmtB family transcription factor encodes MSMDAVFRALADPTRRQLLDSLHARNGQTLNALCAEMAMTRQAVTKHLAILEEANLVTTLRRGREKEHYLNPVPINEIAERWIGKFERRRLDALSDLKKRLEREEP; translated from the coding sequence ATGAGCATGGATGCCGTCTTTCGCGCCTTGGCCGACCCGACACGCCGGCAATTGCTGGACAGCCTCCATGCCCGGAACGGACAGACGCTGAACGCGCTGTGCGCGGAGATGGCCATGACGCGCCAGGCTGTGACCAAGCACCTGGCGATCCTGGAAGAGGCAAACCTCGTCACCACGCTCCGCCGGGGCCGAGAGAAGGAGCACTACCTCAACCCGGTTCCGATCAACGAGATCGCCGAGCGCTGGATCGGCAAGTTCGAACGGAGGCGTCTCGACGCCCTCAGCGATTTGAAGAAACGCCTCGAAAGGGAAGAGCCGTGA